A single Thermodesulfobacteriota bacterium DNA region contains:
- a CDS encoding adenylosuccinate synthase, whose product MPSVAVIGAQWGDEGKGKIVDIYSREARGVVRFQGGNNAGHTLVVGGEKVILHLIPSGILNPGTVCCIGNGVVVDPEVLLREIEGLRKKGKFPRPEALVVSEAAHLILPCHKAIDAAREARAGGRKIGTTGRGIGPCYEDKAARRGIRVGDLLHPSALREGVRQLLDERNALLAHLGAETFDPEATADALEAHGEQLRPYIGDVAALVHGWLAAGDNVLFEGAQGTLLDIDHGTYPFVTSSNTLAGGACTGAGVGPKDIGAVIGITKAYATRVGEGPFPTELHDATGARLRERGAEFGSTTGRPRRCGWLDLVALRDACRLNGLTGLAVTKLDVLQGLDEVRVGVGYSLDGTAIDRVPRRADDVARCRPVYETLPGWTEDIAGARALDDLPANARRLLDRIAQATACPVVLASVGPGREDTIELANPFGE is encoded by the coding sequence ATGCCCAGCGTAGCCGTCATCGGCGCCCAGTGGGGCGACGAGGGCAAGGGGAAGATCGTCGACATTTACAGCCGGGAGGCCCGGGGAGTCGTCCGCTTCCAGGGGGGCAACAACGCGGGCCACACCCTGGTGGTGGGGGGCGAGAAGGTGATCCTGCACCTCATCCCCTCGGGCATCTTGAACCCCGGCACCGTGTGCTGCATCGGCAACGGGGTGGTGGTGGACCCCGAGGTGCTCCTGCGCGAGATCGAAGGGCTTCGCAAGAAGGGGAAGTTCCCCCGCCCCGAGGCCCTGGTCGTCTCCGAAGCGGCCCACCTCATCCTCCCGTGCCACAAGGCCATCGACGCGGCGCGCGAGGCCCGGGCCGGCGGCCGGAAGATCGGCACCACCGGGCGCGGCATCGGCCCCTGCTACGAGGACAAGGCCGCCCGCCGGGGTATCCGCGTGGGGGACCTGCTCCACCCCTCGGCGCTGCGCGAAGGGGTCCGCCAGCTCCTGGACGAGCGAAACGCCCTGCTCGCCCACCTGGGAGCCGAGACCTTCGACCCCGAGGCCACGGCCGACGCCCTCGAAGCCCACGGGGAGCAGCTGCGGCCCTACATCGGCGACGTGGCCGCCCTGGTCCACGGCTGGCTCGCGGCGGGAGACAACGTGCTCTTCGAGGGGGCTCAGGGCACGCTCCTCGACATCGACCACGGCACCTACCCCTTCGTCACGAGCTCCAACACCCTGGCAGGCGGGGCGTGCACCGGCGCCGGCGTGGGCCCCAAGGACATCGGCGCCGTCATCGGCATCACCAAGGCCTACGCGACCCGGGTGGGGGAAGGCCCCTTCCCCACCGAGCTCCACGACGCGACCGGGGCCCGCCTGCGCGAGCGGGGCGCCGAGTTCGGCTCCACCACCGGCCGCCCGCGACGCTGCGGCTGGCTCGACCTGGTGGCGCTTCGCGACGCCTGCCGCCTCAACGGTCTCACCGGCCTGGCCGTGACCAAGCTCGACGTCCTCCAGGGGCTCGACGAGGTGCGGGTCGGCGTGGGCTACAGCCTGGACGGCACCGCCATCGACCGCGTTCCCCGCCGGGCCGACGACGTCGCCCGCTGCCGCCCCGTCTACGAGACCCTTCCCGGCTGGACGGAGGACATCGCCGGCGCCCGTGCCCTCGACGACCTCCCGGCCAACGCCCGCCGCCTGCTGGACCGCATCGCCCAGGCCACCGCCTGCCCCGTGGTGCTCGCCTCCGTGGGCCCCGGCCGGGAGGACACCATCGAGCTGGCGAATCCGTTCGGAGAATAG
- a CDS encoding four helix bundle protein produces MRIDRFEDLDSWKEARALDKEVYGGLAACHDRGFREQIQRAAVSVMANIAEGFARATPKECIHFFTIARGSTAEVKSLCYLALDLGYLNGDSFAPLTERCDKIKALIADSYGT; encoded by the coding sequence GTGCGTATCGACCGATTCGAGGATCTCGACTCTTGGAAGGAAGCACGGGCGCTCGACAAGGAGGTCTATGGCGGGCTAGCCGCGTGCCACGATAGGGGCTTTCGCGAACAGATCCAGCGGGCCGCGGTCTCCGTGATGGCAAACATCGCCGAGGGCTTCGCCCGAGCAACCCCGAAGGAGTGCATCCACTTCTTCACCATCGCTCGGGGTTCCACCGCCGAGGTCAAGAGCCTGTGCTACCTTGCCCTTGACCTCGGCTACCTGAACGGCGATAGTTTTGCCCCGTTGACCGAGCGGTGCGACAAGATCAAGGCGCTCATAGCGGATTCATACGGCACCTGA